Proteins from a single region of Neomonachus schauinslandi chromosome 10, ASM220157v2, whole genome shotgun sequence:
- the PPP3R1 gene encoding calcineurin subunit B type 1: MGNEASYPLEMCSHFDADEIKRLGKRFKKLDLDNSGSLSVEEFMSLPELQQNPLVQRVIDIFDTDGNGEVDFKEFIEGVSQFSVKGDKEQKLRFAFRIYDMDKDGYISNGELFQVLKMMVGNNLKDTQLQQIVDKTIINADKDGDGRISFEEFCAVVGGLDIHKKMVVDV, from the exons gGAAATGAGGCAAGTTATCCTTTGGAAATGTGCTCACACT TTGATGCTGATGAAATTAAAAGGCTAGGAAAGAGATTTAAGAAGCTCGACTTGGACAATTCGGGTTCTTTGAGTGTGGAAGAGTTCATGTCTCTGCCTGAGTTACAACAGAATCCTTTAGTACAGCGAGTAATAGATATATTTGACACAGATGGAAATGGAGAAGTAGACTTTAAAG AATTCATTGAGGGAGTCTCTCAGTTCAGTGTCAAAGGAGATAAGGAACAGAAGTTGAGGT TTGCTTTCCGTATCTATGACATGGATAAAGATGGCTATATTTCCAATGGGGAACTCTTCCAGGTGCTGAAGATGATGGTAGGGAACAATCTGAAAGATACACAGTTACAGCAAATTGTAGACAAAACCATAATAAATGCAGATAAGGATGGAGATGGAAGAATATCCTTTGAAGAATTCTGTGCT